In Amphiura filiformis chromosome 2, Afil_fr2py, whole genome shotgun sequence, one DNA window encodes the following:
- the LOC140144231 gene encoding short-chain collagen C4-like: MACYDRYRNGIIPGRTGGKWYEQDGNGANYLCLPETPVYDTVEDNVQSYRGFVYSAEYSTSEFPPLSSVHDHDVPCAVCEVNRGKILMIPATNICPSGWIREYYGYLMSEYYNRGSPTEFVCVDRNPDVVPGTGDNRQGVHLCPVEGRCDYDRGSLPCGPYVNGAELSCVVCSK, encoded by the coding sequence ATGGCTTGCTATGATCGTTATCGTAATGGTATCATTCCAGGTCGCACCGGTGGGAAGTGGTATGAACAGGATGGCAATGGTGCTAATTATCTATGTCTTCCAGAGACACCGGTGTATGACACCGTCGAGGACAATGTCCAGTCATATAGAGGATTTGTCTACAGCGCTGAATACTCGACGTCTGAGTTTCCACCACTTTCATCAGTACACGACCACGACGTACCTTGTGCCGTTTGTGAAGTAAACCGGGGAAAAATTCTGATGATTCCTGCCACTAATATTTGTCCATCAGGGTGGATACGAGAATACTACGGGTACCTCATGTCCGAATACTACAATCGTGGCAGCCCAACAGAGTTTGTTTGTGTAGATCGAAATCCCGACGTTGTTCCAGGAACCGGTGATAATAGACAAGGTGTTCATCTTTGCCCAGTTGAAGGGCGATGTGATTATGATCGTGGAAGCTTGCCCTGTGGTCCATATGTTAACGGCGCAGAGCTGTCGTGCGTTGTATGTTCTAAATAA